The following proteins are encoded in a genomic region of Desulfosporosinus youngiae DSM 17734:
- a CDS encoding sigma-E processing peptidase SpoIIGA, which produces MGAAETYLDLVILINGGMDTLLLILLGRLLHLPIRPNRILIAALLGEIPVVLACYSAPPWAISCKWIIPFLMVAVAFPTLRTGNLIKAFLGFGILSAGLGGFMYAVWGWAQFDSGLSGEPLTLVINNVWVLPLGAALWWLIQRLWQRWQEMKSVLKRTIYDLEINFGGEERGVVHIKALMDTGNHLRDPLTGFPVILLEQEVAASAMPESIRAFLDIPWKDYADPWPLLWKVNPDLVKHIVFIPFQSIDTQSWLLGIRPERVMYFSSKGSQQIRATVALVKQVLSSEGEYQALLHPEHVQKGGDG; this is translated from the coding sequence ATGGGCGCTGCAGAAACTTATCTCGATCTGGTTATTCTCATTAATGGGGGAATGGACACTCTTCTGCTTATCCTTCTCGGTCGACTTCTTCACCTCCCGATCCGCCCAAACCGAATCTTGATCGCAGCTTTGCTTGGTGAAATCCCAGTCGTTTTAGCCTGTTATTCTGCTCCGCCATGGGCTATTTCATGTAAATGGATTATTCCTTTTCTTATGGTCGCAGTCGCTTTTCCAACCCTGAGAACAGGCAACCTAATTAAGGCATTCCTTGGTTTTGGGATCCTTTCGGCGGGATTAGGCGGATTTATGTATGCAGTATGGGGGTGGGCACAATTCGATAGCGGATTAAGTGGAGAACCATTAACCTTGGTAATAAACAATGTCTGGGTTCTTCCGTTAGGAGCAGCGCTATGGTGGTTAATACAGCGTCTTTGGCAACGATGGCAGGAAATGAAGTCGGTCCTGAAACGAACTATCTATGATTTAGAAATCAACTTTGGTGGTGAAGAACGTGGGGTTGTTCACATTAAAGCGTTAATGGATACTGGAAATCATTTGCGAGATCCCTTAACGGGATTCCCGGTTATTCTTCTGGAACAGGAGGTGGCCGCAAGTGCAATGCCGGAAAGTATTCGTGCATTCCTGGATATCCCTTGGAAGGATTACGCAGACCCTTGGCCATTATTGTGGAAGGTTAATCCTGATTTGGTAAAACACATTGTTTTTATCCCCTTTCAATCAATCGATACTCAAAGCTGGCTTCTTGGGATAAGACCTGAGCGAGTGATGTATTTCAGCAGTAAAGGGTCACAGCAAATCCGTGCTACGGTGGCACTTGTCAAGCAAGTGTTAAGTTCAGAGGGTGAATACCAAGCGTTACTACACCCAGAACATGTGCAGAAAGGTGGAGATGGATAA
- the ftsZ gene encoding cell division protein FtsZ, producing MLEFDTDINQFAMIKVIGVGGGGNNAVNRMITAGLQGVDFVTVNTDSQTLQFSRASEKIQIGIKLTKGLGAGANPDIGAKAAEESREELAKALKGSDMVFVTAGMGGGTGTGAAPIVAEVAKEMGALTVGVVTRPFTFEGRKRAMQAEKGIAELKSKVDTLITIPNDRLLQVVDKHTTIHEAFRVADDVLRQGVQGISDLIAVPGLINLDFADVKTIMSNTGSALMGIGQADGENRAADAARKAISSPLLETSIEGAKGVLLNITGGTNLTLFEVNEAAGIIAEAADPEANIIFGAVIDEDLKDEIRVTVIATGFDQQWAGFGTPPGKVQENIIKPVTKEVDVDIPEFLRRRR from the coding sequence ATGCTGGAATTTGATACAGACATAAACCAATTTGCAATGATTAAGGTTATTGGTGTTGGCGGTGGCGGAAACAATGCGGTAAACCGAATGATTACTGCCGGTTTACAAGGGGTGGATTTCGTTACTGTAAATACGGACTCTCAAACGTTACAGTTCTCTCGGGCGAGTGAAAAGATCCAAATAGGGATTAAGCTAACCAAAGGGCTTGGTGCAGGTGCAAATCCGGATATTGGTGCTAAAGCAGCGGAAGAAAGCCGTGAGGAACTGGCTAAAGCTTTAAAGGGGTCAGATATGGTCTTCGTTACTGCCGGGATGGGGGGCGGAACTGGTACTGGGGCGGCACCAATTGTTGCAGAAGTCGCTAAAGAAATGGGAGCATTAACGGTAGGAGTAGTTACTCGTCCGTTTACCTTTGAAGGGCGTAAACGGGCTATGCAGGCAGAAAAAGGGATTGCTGAATTAAAGAGTAAAGTGGATACGCTCATCACAATTCCAAACGATCGTTTGTTGCAGGTAGTGGACAAGCATACGACAATCCATGAGGCTTTTCGTGTTGCAGATGATGTACTGAGACAAGGGGTACAAGGCATCTCAGATTTAATTGCAGTTCCTGGTTTAATAAATTTAGACTTCGCTGATGTAAAAACGATTATGTCCAATACCGGCTCTGCCTTAATGGGCATTGGTCAGGCAGATGGAGAAAACCGTGCCGCAGATGCGGCCAGAAAAGCAATTTCCAGTCCATTGCTGGAAACCTCGATTGAAGGAGCCAAAGGAGTCTTGCTCAATATCACTGGGGGAACTAATTTAACCCTCTTTGAAGTGAACGAGGCAGCGGGAATTATTGCTGAAGCGGCAGATCCTGAGGCGAATATTATTTTTGGCGCGGTCATCGACGAAGATCTAAAGGATGAAATTAGAGTTACAGTTATTGCTACCGGATTTGATCAGCAGTGGGCTGGCTTTGGAACCCCGCCTGGAAAGGTACAGGAGAATATTATCAAGCCGGTCACTAAAGAAGTTGATGTTGATATCCCAGAGTTTCTTAGACGCAGACGTTAA
- a CDS encoding small basic family protein → MWLPLLGLVLGLAIGYVSPFSVPIEYAKYLSVGILAALDSVLGGIRSAQEDHFDSTVFLTGFFSNMLLAALLAYVGDRIGVDLYLAAVVAFGVRIFQNLGTIRRHLIKK, encoded by the coding sequence ATGTGGTTACCATTATTAGGCTTGGTATTGGGATTGGCGATTGGGTATGTCAGCCCATTTTCAGTCCCGATTGAATATGCGAAATACTTATCGGTTGGAATCCTCGCGGCCTTAGACTCCGTCTTGGGGGGGATACGTTCTGCGCAAGAGGACCATTTCGACAGTACGGTGTTTTTGACTGGTTTTTTTAGTAATATGCTCCTAGCGGCCTTATTGGCTTACGTCGGAGACCGAATTGGTGTTGATCTATATCTGGCAGCGGTGGTTGCTTTTGGTGTGCGTATATTCCAAAACTTAGGTACTATACGGCGGCATTTAATTAAAAAGTAA
- a CDS encoding cell division protein FtsQ/DivIB, which produces MEPKKMNTSFFYVVVLTILLSLGLALFLRSSAFAIQKVTVQGLSLISENEILKLSDGIQGQNLLLFDQKALEYKISLHPLLQSVQFQRKLPQTLVIQVKERTPAALVVVPKGVLEVDAEGTFLRRLESWPNEDYPVISGIELPDTIGPGQNLANPLLMAALRMLGQAPPELVAQIGEVHVNDVEQITLFLTSGVEVRLGQANDWINKLKALYQLINDAGYTSIQQGVRYIDFTAAKPVIGR; this is translated from the coding sequence ATGGAACCCAAGAAAATGAATACGTCCTTTTTTTATGTCGTGGTCTTGACGATTCTGCTGTCACTGGGGTTGGCGCTCTTTTTGCGCTCTAGTGCTTTTGCCATTCAAAAGGTTACAGTGCAGGGGCTTAGTCTAATCTCAGAGAACGAGATCCTAAAATTATCCGACGGAATTCAAGGACAAAACTTATTGCTCTTCGACCAAAAGGCTCTTGAATATAAGATTTCTTTACATCCCCTGCTGCAAAGCGTTCAATTCCAGAGAAAGCTCCCTCAAACACTTGTGATCCAGGTGAAGGAACGAACTCCGGCTGCCTTGGTGGTAGTTCCGAAAGGTGTCTTAGAAGTGGATGCCGAAGGAACGTTTTTACGACGTTTGGAGAGTTGGCCGAATGAAGATTATCCCGTGATTAGTGGAATCGAACTTCCGGACACAATAGGGCCGGGACAAAATCTTGCCAATCCGCTCCTTATGGCAGCACTGCGTATGCTTGGTCAAGCTCCTCCCGAATTGGTTGCTCAGATCGGAGAAGTTCACGTAAATGATGTTGAACAGATAACCCTATTTCTAACGAGTGGTGTGGAAGTTCGATTAGGACAGGCTAATGATTGGATAAATAAATTAAAGGCTCTTTATCAGCTGATAAACGATGCCGGGTATACATCCATTCAACAAGGGGTACGATATATTGATTTCACGGCGGCGAAACCTGTCATTGGCCGCTAA
- the murA gene encoding UDP-N-acetylglucosamine 1-carboxyvinyltransferase, whose protein sequence is MAMDRYVITGKQRLEGSIRVSGAKNSSLPLLAATLLAEGTSNLLEIPALADITHMIEVLETLGCKVARQNEGMLVNAGGLVSCEVDEALMRQMRASNLILGPLLARYGRVKISRPGGCAIGSRPMDQHIKGLQLLGVKVNEKHGYIEAKADQLRGGDVYLDMPSVGATENIMMAAVLAKGTTVIRNAAREPEIVDLQNFLNKMGAKVRGAGMDVIRIDGVDALHPAEHTVIPDRIEAGTHMIAAVMTKGDVVIENVVPEHLEPVIAKLRQAGAAITLFDDSIRVQQQGGIRGIDLKTMPYPGFPTDMQPQFMAMLSSAEGTSIITETIFENRFQHVDELRRMGAQITVEGRTAVIRGVETLEGAFVEATDLRAGAALFLSALAAEEATVLEKVDYIDRGYERLEEKYSCLGAKLLRVSKKG, encoded by the coding sequence ATGGCGATGGATCGCTATGTTATTACCGGAAAACAGCGGTTAGAAGGAAGTATTCGGGTAAGTGGGGCGAAGAATTCTTCCCTTCCGTTGCTTGCAGCAACGTTACTGGCTGAAGGGACATCTAACTTGCTGGAAATTCCGGCCTTAGCGGATATCACGCATATGATTGAGGTGCTTGAAACTCTTGGCTGCAAGGTTGCGCGCCAAAATGAGGGAATGCTTGTCAATGCCGGAGGGTTAGTATCTTGTGAGGTTGATGAAGCATTAATGCGGCAAATGCGAGCTTCTAATCTTATTTTAGGCCCTTTGCTTGCCCGATATGGACGAGTAAAAATCTCCCGCCCGGGTGGGTGTGCTATAGGTTCGCGTCCGATGGATCAGCACATAAAGGGATTGCAGCTACTCGGCGTAAAAGTTAATGAGAAGCATGGCTATATTGAGGCTAAGGCGGATCAGCTCAGGGGGGGAGATGTCTATTTAGACATGCCGAGCGTAGGAGCCACTGAAAATATTATGATGGCTGCTGTTTTAGCCAAAGGGACTACAGTGATTCGAAATGCAGCCCGCGAGCCGGAAATCGTGGATCTGCAAAACTTCCTGAACAAAATGGGGGCAAAAGTGCGCGGAGCAGGAATGGATGTCATAAGAATCGATGGGGTAGATGCACTCCATCCTGCGGAACATACTGTCATTCCGGATCGTATTGAAGCAGGTACGCACATGATTGCCGCGGTCATGACGAAAGGAGATGTCGTCATCGAGAATGTTGTCCCAGAGCATTTGGAACCTGTTATTGCGAAGTTGAGGCAGGCGGGAGCAGCTATAACTCTCTTTGATGATTCAATTCGCGTGCAGCAGCAGGGCGGAATCCGAGGAATAGACCTTAAGACAATGCCCTACCCAGGATTTCCGACGGATATGCAGCCTCAGTTCATGGCTATGCTTTCCAGCGCTGAAGGAACTAGTATAATAACTGAAACAATCTTTGAAAACCGGTTTCAGCATGTCGATGAGCTGCGCCGTATGGGAGCACAAATTACAGTTGAAGGAAGAACCGCGGTAATTCGAGGGGTGGAAACACTTGAAGGAGCTTTCGTGGAAGCAACAGATCTTCGGGCAGGGGCGGCGCTCTTCCTGTCAGCTTTAGCTGCAGAAGAAGCGACTGTGCTTGAAAAGGTCGATTATATTGATCGTGGTTATGAACGACTAGAAGAAAAGTACTCTTGTTTAGGAGCCAAACTCCTTCGTGTTTCAAAGAAGGGCTAA
- the murB gene encoding UDP-N-acetylmuramate dehydrogenase: MILDGMPGRVEKNYPLQLLSTWRIGGPAEAVYWPETVEDLSSVWRRAQEAEIPVRLIGRGSNVLFPDEGLPGITLVTTSLRGISWGDHEVRVEAGYTLARLAQEAGERGWSGLEFARGIPGSVGGAIMMNAGAHGDEMASCILSITALWADGSIKKLERTDFEFAYRFCSLRGQAWVLEAQLKFSPGERDRILQAMKENLTKRTANQPLEEPNAGSVFRNPPGDSAGRLIEAAGWKGKCIGGAKVSEKHANFIVNTGKAMSKDVLALIEAIVLDVQLKYGITLQTEVESILTGNRGVKAKEDIEEHKSIR; encoded by the coding sequence ATGATATTGGATGGAATGCCGGGGCGTGTGGAGAAGAACTATCCGCTTCAGCTCCTGAGCACGTGGAGAATTGGTGGGCCCGCTGAAGCTGTATACTGGCCAGAAACTGTGGAGGATTTATCGAGTGTATGGCGGCGTGCCCAAGAGGCGGAAATCCCGGTTCGCCTAATTGGACGGGGATCCAATGTACTTTTCCCGGATGAAGGGCTTCCCGGTATAACGTTAGTGACAACATCATTACGTGGAATCAGCTGGGGTGATCATGAAGTCCGGGTTGAAGCAGGGTATACCTTGGCCCGCTTAGCTCAAGAAGCAGGTGAACGAGGGTGGAGCGGGCTGGAGTTTGCACGAGGTATTCCGGGATCCGTTGGCGGTGCAATCATGATGAATGCAGGTGCCCATGGCGATGAAATGGCCTCATGTATTCTCAGTATTACTGCACTATGGGCGGACGGGAGTATTAAAAAATTAGAACGGACGGATTTCGAATTTGCCTATAGGTTCTGTTCTTTGCGCGGTCAAGCGTGGGTCCTGGAAGCTCAGCTTAAATTTTCGCCGGGAGAACGCGACCGGATTTTACAGGCCATGAAAGAGAACCTGACCAAAAGGACGGCTAATCAACCGCTTGAGGAGCCGAATGCAGGGAGTGTTTTTCGTAATCCCCCCGGAGATTCTGCGGGGAGATTAATCGAGGCCGCCGGCTGGAAAGGCAAATGTATTGGCGGAGCCAAAGTTTCAGAGAAACATGCTAATTTTATCGTGAATACGGGTAAGGCCATGTCAAAAGATGTGCTGGCCTTGATAGAGGCTATTGTACTCGATGTTCAACTGAAATATGGTATTACATTGCAAACTGAGGTAGAGAGTATCTTGACTGGAAATCGTGGGGTCAAAGCAAAAGAAGATATAGAAGAGCATAAAAGTATAAGGTAA
- the murG gene encoding undecaprenyldiphospho-muramoylpentapeptide beta-N-acetylglucosaminyltransferase: protein MRVILTGGGTGGHIYPALAIAKGLLARDAETQILYVGIQDGMEARLVPEAGIAFRGISGQGLPRRLSLDTLKVIGKSFKALWETKTILREFHPDLVVGTGGYVSGPVVLTASLFNIPTLLHEQNALPGITNKILARVVRRVMVTFPESIAHFGVKNKLELVGLPVRQEIGQCSREVGAKRFGLRPDRLTLLVTGGSRGARTLNQAMINVLEHLAQYPDIQVIWATGTATYSETIEEFEKRGISWERPQWRVLEYLKDMPEALACTDLYIGRAGATSLAELMVAGIPSVLIPYPFAAENHQEHNAQALVQAGAAQIILDKECDGERLWNEVDRLISQPPLLTKMGAAARTLAQPQALNKILDLCLKTAWR, encoded by the coding sequence GTGCGTGTAATTTTAACCGGTGGCGGAACAGGTGGGCATATCTATCCGGCGTTAGCCATTGCCAAAGGGTTATTGGCGCGTGACGCTGAGACTCAAATTCTCTATGTGGGAATTCAAGATGGGATGGAAGCACGTTTGGTGCCGGAAGCGGGGATAGCTTTTAGGGGTATTTCCGGACAGGGACTGCCCCGTAGATTGAGCTTAGATACGTTGAAAGTCATTGGAAAAAGTTTTAAAGCTCTGTGGGAAACAAAGACTATTTTACGTGAATTCCATCCGGATCTTGTCGTAGGAACCGGGGGATATGTGTCTGGTCCAGTTGTATTGACGGCTTCCCTTTTTAATATACCGACATTACTTCATGAGCAAAATGCTTTACCTGGGATTACGAATAAGATTTTGGCAAGGGTTGTGCGCCGGGTAATGGTGACGTTTCCTGAAAGTATCGCGCACTTTGGTGTTAAGAATAAGTTAGAACTAGTGGGGCTTCCTGTTCGCCAGGAGATTGGTCAATGTTCTCGTGAAGTTGGGGCAAAGCGCTTTGGATTAAGGCCCGACCGTTTGACCTTGCTGGTCACAGGTGGGAGCCGGGGGGCTCGCACGTTAAATCAAGCCATGATTAATGTCTTAGAGCATCTTGCCCAGTATCCGGATATTCAAGTGATTTGGGCGACTGGAACGGCGACTTATTCGGAAACCATCGAGGAATTTGAAAAGAGAGGGATTTCTTGGGAACGTCCTCAGTGGCGTGTTTTAGAGTATTTGAAGGATATGCCGGAAGCGTTGGCCTGCACAGACTTATACATCGGCAGGGCAGGGGCAACTTCCCTGGCCGAATTGATGGTTGCAGGGATTCCCAGCGTTTTGATTCCCTATCCTTTTGCAGCGGAGAATCATCAAGAACATAATGCTCAGGCCTTAGTTCAAGCTGGCGCGGCTCAAATCATTTTGGACAAGGAATGTGATGGGGAACGATTGTGGAACGAAGTTGACAGGCTTATATCCCAACCGCCCCTTCTGACCAAAATGGGAGCCGCTGCCCGGACCTTGGCTCAGCCTCAAGCTTTAAATAAAATTTTGGATCTATGTTTAAAAACTGCCTGGCGATAA
- the spoVE gene encoding stage V sporulation protein E, with product MRKFHRPDLVLLGAIMALLGIGFVMVYSSSAVRGYIQYDDPYHYLKMEILWVTMGLVAMFISMVIDLRWLRKYAKPALILAIVLLIAVKIPGIGRRVNGADRWIGLGPLSIQPSEVIKLSMVLMMSHLLALNPHKIESFRKGVLPILGLMGVIAGLIMLQPDLGTTLVIAATTFFMLIAAGARASHILALGGAGLGLVVAAIAAAPYRMKRIFAFLDPWADPLGNGYQTIQSLLALGPGGLFGLGLGQSRQKFLYLPENHTDFIFAMVGEELGFIGASLVVLTFFLFAWRGFRVAMRAPDAYTGFLAVGLTAMVSVQAMINMGVVSGVLPVTGITLPFISYGGTSLVFTMIGVGVLLNISREAK from the coding sequence ATGCGAAAATTCCATCGGCCAGATTTAGTCTTGTTGGGAGCGATCATGGCTCTATTAGGGATAGGGTTTGTTATGGTTTACAGTTCTAGTGCTGTAAGGGGGTATATACAGTACGACGACCCCTATCACTATCTTAAGATGGAGATACTCTGGGTTACGATGGGATTAGTTGCGATGTTTATAAGTATGGTTATCGATTTAAGATGGCTGCGTAAATATGCGAAACCGGCTCTGATTTTAGCAATTGTCCTTCTGATTGCGGTTAAGATTCCAGGGATCGGACGCAGAGTCAATGGCGCGGACCGTTGGATTGGGCTGGGGCCCTTATCGATTCAGCCTTCGGAAGTGATTAAACTTTCCATGGTGTTGATGATGTCTCATCTGCTGGCCCTTAATCCCCATAAGATTGAATCCTTTCGCAAAGGGGTATTGCCCATTCTTGGCTTAATGGGAGTGATAGCAGGGCTGATTATGCTCCAGCCTGATTTAGGCACAACCTTAGTGATAGCTGCTACGACATTTTTTATGTTGATTGCCGCGGGGGCCAGGGCCAGTCATATTTTGGCCTTAGGTGGGGCCGGATTAGGGCTGGTGGTAGCGGCCATTGCGGCTGCCCCTTACCGAATGAAGCGAATCTTTGCCTTTTTGGATCCCTGGGCTGACCCATTGGGAAACGGATATCAGACGATTCAGTCCCTTTTGGCACTTGGTCCGGGCGGATTATTTGGTTTAGGCTTGGGGCAGAGCCGCCAGAAGTTTTTATATTTGCCTGAAAATCATACGGACTTTATTTTTGCTATGGTTGGAGAGGAACTCGGGTTTATTGGTGCTTCTTTAGTCGTATTAACCTTCTTTCTCTTTGCCTGGCGGGGGTTCCGGGTGGCAATGAGAGCTCCGGACGCGTATACGGGCTTTCTGGCGGTTGGATTAACTGCTATGGTATCTGTTCAAGCAATGATTAATATGGGCGTTGTAAGCGGGGTTTTGCCGGTTACCGGGATCACCTTACCATTTATAAGTTATGGGGGCACGTCTCTTGTTTTTACGATGATAGGAGTGGGAGTGCTGCTGAATATTTCAAGGGAAGCAAAGTAG
- the murD gene encoding UDP-N-acetylmuramoyl-L-alanine--D-glutamate ligase encodes MEWLDKRVLVIGAGLSGQAAVRKLKGLGAEVFLTDSQPLEKLEGVEKLGLNSEHLLLDEVPEFSGINPELIILSPGVSPKLSLVREGISRNVTVWSEVELAMHDCPALCVGVTGTNGKTTTTTLIGELAKLTGRPTVVAGNIGVALSSQTHGLENNSIVVAELSSFQLEFVDKLRVHIGVLLNLTPDHLDRHGTLEKYLEAKAQIFKNQAATDLAILNWDDPLVRNLGSELKSRVIYFSPTTFLQDGISLWHDQIVYAEKEKRTMIPIISRKDLQLRGSHNLENVMAAAAAARAFGLSWTEISEALAQFKGVEHRQEVVGLYNGILFINDSKGTNTDAATKALLAFDEPLVLLAGGKNKGLDFHEFMKVAQEKVKSLVLVGQAAEEMAQAAQDEGVQRIIKVTTFEEGVEKAISEAMPGDVVLLSPACTSWDMFKNYEQRGELFKELVRRHYREPIQ; translated from the coding sequence GTGGAATGGTTGGACAAACGCGTTCTGGTGATTGGTGCAGGTTTAAGCGGCCAGGCGGCAGTACGGAAGCTTAAGGGTTTGGGGGCTGAGGTTTTTCTGACAGATAGTCAGCCGCTTGAGAAGCTTGAAGGTGTAGAGAAGCTAGGGCTTAATTCTGAACATTTGCTTTTGGATGAGGTTCCGGAATTTTCCGGGATTAATCCGGAGCTGATTATTTTGTCTCCAGGGGTTTCTCCTAAGCTTTCTTTGGTCCGGGAGGGAATTTCCCGGAATGTGACCGTGTGGAGCGAAGTGGAGTTGGCTATGCACGATTGCCCTGCGCTTTGTGTTGGGGTAACCGGTACAAATGGAAAAACAACCACCACCACGTTAATCGGTGAGTTGGCTAAGCTCACGGGCAGACCGACCGTTGTCGCCGGAAATATCGGAGTCGCTTTAAGCAGCCAAACGCATGGCTTGGAAAACAACAGTATTGTTGTTGCCGAGCTTTCTAGTTTTCAGCTGGAATTTGTGGATAAGCTTCGTGTCCATATTGGAGTTTTGCTCAACCTCACACCGGATCATTTAGACCGTCATGGCACTTTAGAAAAATACCTGGAGGCCAAAGCTCAAATTTTTAAAAATCAAGCTGCAACGGATTTAGCGATCTTAAATTGGGATGACCCTTTAGTACGTAACTTGGGATCAGAATTGAAAAGCCGGGTGATCTATTTCAGTCCGACGACCTTTTTGCAGGATGGGATCAGTCTTTGGCACGACCAGATCGTCTATGCTGAGAAGGAAAAGAGGACGATGATTCCAATCATCTCCCGGAAGGACCTCCAATTACGGGGATCACATAATCTGGAAAATGTTATGGCAGCGGCTGCCGCGGCGAGAGCATTTGGTCTTTCCTGGACGGAGATATCTGAAGCACTGGCTCAGTTTAAAGGAGTAGAACACCGTCAGGAAGTTGTGGGCTTATATAACGGGATTCTTTTCATCAATGATTCCAAAGGGACTAACACAGATGCAGCGACTAAAGCTTTATTAGCCTTCGATGAACCCCTGGTTTTGCTTGCCGGAGGTAAGAATAAAGGGTTGGATTTCCACGAATTCATGAAAGTTGCCCAAGAAAAGGTTAAGAGCTTGGTCTTAGTGGGGCAAGCGGCTGAAGAAATGGCGCAGGCTGCCCAGGATGAAGGAGTTCAGAGGATTATTAAGGTCACAACCTTCGAGGAAGGGGTAGAGAAAGCAATCTCTGAAGCGATGCCTGGAGATGTGGTTTTATTATCCCCTGCTTGTACAAGTTGGGATATGTTTAAGAATTATGAGCAAAGAGGGGAATTGTTTAAGGAGTTAGTGCGTAGGCATTATAGGGAACCCATTCAATAA
- a CDS encoding PAS domain-containing protein, which yields MDKEKMLSYILDSYPYPIVFVDCDHVIRYLNKRAEYHYYQERGYRNLIGKSIFACHQNPKSVEMIKSTVENLKNHANEVFLKVSPRNERIYIVPVRNENGELVGYFERFELNLQK from the coding sequence GTGGATAAAGAAAAAATGCTGTCATATATTTTAGATTCATACCCCTACCCTATTGTATTTGTCGATTGCGACCATGTTATTAGATACCTTAACAAAAGGGCAGAATATCATTATTATCAAGAGCGTGGTTATCGTAATTTGATTGGAAAATCCATTTTTGCTTGTCATCAGAATCCCAAATCAGTGGAAATGATAAAGTCGACTGTGGAAAACCTCAAAAACCACGCTAATGAAGTCTTTCTCAAGGTTAGCCCCAGAAACGAAAGGATTTATATCGTACCGGTAAGAAACGAGAATGGAGAGTTAGTTGGATATTTTGAACGATTCGAATTGAATTTGCAAAAGTAA
- the mraY gene encoding phospho-N-acetylmuramoyl-pentapeptide-transferase — protein sequence MSERLVMAAGLALIITLVLGPFLIPVLRILKFGQNVRDDGPKRHLKKAGTPTMGGIIFLVGIIVSSLVMAEQPTSLEMVTLVGITLGYGLIGFVDDFIKVVMHRSLGLRAYQKLIGQFGLAFILMWVSVRWLGRGTDLAIPFTSIHFELGWFYYVLISLVIVLMTNAVNLTDGLDGLAAGSTMFAGAAYVVIALLAAIHGVAVLAHETDMAVFAAALVGGSLGFLRFNTYPARIFMGDTGSLALGGALASLAVLTKSEFVFIVIGGLFAAEALSVIIQVISFQTTGKRVFRMSPLHHHFELAGWSEWKVVIVFWSVAVICAVLGIMGYMPTLG from the coding sequence ATGTCTGAGCGTTTGGTCATGGCGGCAGGATTAGCCCTTATTATCACGTTGGTCCTGGGCCCTTTTTTGATACCGGTCTTAAGAATTCTTAAGTTCGGACAAAATGTGCGCGATGATGGCCCCAAAAGACACCTTAAAAAGGCTGGAACCCCTACGATGGGTGGAATAATTTTTCTCGTAGGCATTATTGTCAGTTCTTTGGTTATGGCGGAACAACCGACTTCTTTGGAAATGGTGACCTTGGTGGGTATCACCCTTGGCTATGGATTGATCGGGTTTGTGGATGATTTTATTAAAGTTGTAATGCATCGCTCTCTTGGACTCCGGGCCTACCAAAAACTGATAGGTCAGTTTGGTTTGGCCTTTATCCTAATGTGGGTATCAGTCCGTTGGTTGGGACGGGGAACAGATTTAGCGATTCCCTTCACTTCCATACACTTTGAATTAGGCTGGTTTTACTACGTTTTGATTTCTCTCGTTATTGTGTTAATGACCAACGCCGTTAATCTCACGGATGGGTTGGACGGCTTAGCAGCGGGAAGTACCATGTTTGCTGGAGCCGCCTACGTGGTGATTGCTCTTTTGGCGGCCATCCACGGAGTTGCAGTACTAGCGCATGAGACAGATATGGCAGTTTTCGCAGCAGCTTTGGTGGGGGGGAGTTTAGGCTTTTTGCGCTTTAATACCTACCCTGCACGTATCTTTATGGGAGATACGGGGTCTTTGGCCTTAGGGGGGGCATTAGCAAGTTTAGCCGTACTAACCAAGAGCGAATTTGTGTTTATCGTGATTGGCGGACTCTTTGCAGCCGAGGCTCTCTCCGTGATCATTCAGGTAATTTCGTTCCAAACAACAGGCAAGCGCGTTTTTCGTATGAGCCCGCTTCATCACCACTTTGAGCTCGCGGGCTGGAGTGAGTGGAAAGTTGTCATAGTATTCTGGTCTGTTGCTGTGATCTGCGCAGTCCTGGGGATTATGGGGTATATGCCGACGCTGGGGTAG